Proteins co-encoded in one Euleptes europaea isolate rEulEur1 chromosome 1, rEulEur1.hap1, whole genome shotgun sequence genomic window:
- the CHCHD5 gene encoding coiled-coil-helix-coiled-coil-helix domain-containing protein 5, with protein sequence MEQYGQCVAANPASWQQECHQLKLDMAKCSSSHPIIQKIRNDCAEPFAAFEQCLKENQTSVMNCAEYVQQFLHCADQVKLAT encoded by the exons ATGGAGCAGTATGGCCAGTGTGTGGCCGCCAACCCCGCCTCCTGGCAGCAAGAATGTCACCAGCTCAAACTCGACATGGCCAAATGCTCATCTTCCCA CCCTATTATCCAGAAGATCCGGAACGACTGCGCCGAGCCATTCGCTGCGTTCGAACAGTGCCTTAAGGAAAACCAGACCTCAGTGATGAACTGCGCCGAGTACGTCCAACAGTTCCTGCACTGTGCTGACCAAGTGAAACTAGCTACATAA